A single Leishmania major strain Friedlin complete genome, chromosome 24 DNA region contains:
- a CDS encoding putative 60S ribosomal protein L26 → MASIKCGSRRKARRAHFQAPSHVRRVLMSAPLSKELRAKYNVRAMPVRKDDEVIVKRGTFKGREGKVTACYRLKWVILIDKVNREKANGSTVAVGIHPSNVEITKLKLTHHRKSILERKDRSSKSDKGKGKISAADKAMQQMD, encoded by the coding sequence ATGGCCAGCATCAAGTGTGGTTCCCGCCGCAAGGCCCGCCGTGCGCACTTTCAGGCCCCGAGCCATGTGCGCCGTGTGCTCATGAGCGCCCCGCTCTccaaggagctgcgcgccaaGTACAACGTGCGTGCCATGCCCGTGCGCAAGGACGACGAGGTCATCGTGAAGCGCGGCACCTTCAAGGGCCGTGAGGGAAAGGTGACGGCGTGCTACCGCCTCAAGTGGGTCATCCTCATCGATAAGGTGAACCGCGAGAAGGCGAACGGCTCCACCGTGGCCGTCGGCATCCATCCCTCCAACGTCGAGATTACGAAGCTGAAGCTGACGCACCACCGCAAGTCCATCCTGGAGCGCAAGGACCGCTCGTCCAAGTCCGACAAGGGCAAGGGCAAGATCAGCGCCGCGGATAAGGCCATGCAACAGATGGACTAG
- a CDS encoding transketolase: protein MAAIEKVANCIRCLAADIVQGGKSGHPGTPMGMAPVSAVLWTEVMKYNSQDPNWVDRDRFIMSNGHGCALHYALLHMAGYDLTMDDLKGFRQYGSRTPGHPERFVTPGVEVTTGPLGQGIANAVGLAMAESHLAATFNRPGHELVNHYTYVYCGDGCLMEGVCQEALSLAGHLALEKLIIIYDSNYICIDGATNLSFTEQSHQKYVAMGFHVIEVENGDTDYDGLRKALAEAKATKGKPKMIVQTTTIGFGSSKQGTEKVHGAPLGEEDIANVKTKFGRDPNKKYDVDEDVRAVFRTHVEKCSAEQRAWEERLAKYTAAFPAEGAAFVAQMKGELPPGWEAKLPTNSSAIATRKASENCLAALFPAIPALMGGSADLTPSNLTRPASANLVDFSSTSQEGRYIRFGVREHAMCAILNGLDAHGGVIPFGGTFLNFIGYALGAVRLAAISHHRVIYVATHDSIGVGEDGPTHQPVELVAALRAMPNLQVIRPSDQTETSGAWAVALSSAHTPTVLCLSRQNTVPQSGSSIEGVKRGAYAVVEVSDPQLVIVASGSEVSLAVDAAKALSGELCVRVVSMPCQELFDAQTDVYRKSVLAEGVPVVSVEAYVSFGWEKYSHAHVGMSGFGASAPAGVLYNKFGITVEEVVETARRLAARFPNGTAPLKNSSFSKM from the coding sequence ATGGCCGCCATTGAAAAAGTTGCTAACTGCATCCGCTGCCTCGCGGCGGACATTGTGCAGGGCGGCAAGAGTGGCCACCCAGGCACGCCGATGGGCATGGCGCCAGTGTCAGCGGTCCTGTGGACGGAAGTGATGAAGTACAACAGCCAGGACCCTAACTGGGTCGACCGCGACCGCTTCATCATGTCGAACGGGCACGGTTGCGCGCTGCATTACGCCTTGCTGCACATGGCCGGCTACGACCTTACCATGGACGACCTGAAGGGATTCCGCCAATATGGCTCCCGCACCCCTGGCCACCCCGAGCGTTTCGTGACGCCCGGGGTGGAGGTGACGACCGGGCCGCTTGGTCAGGGTATTGCAAACGCGGTCGGACTGGCGATGGCCGAGTCGCACCTTGCCGCCACGTTCAACCGCCCGGGACACGAGCTCGTCAATCATTACACTTACGTGTACTGTGGTGATGGTTGTCTGATGGAGGGTGTGTGCCAGGAggcgctctccctcgccgGCCACCTCGCCCTGGAGAAGCTCATCATCATCTATGACAGCAACTACATCTGCATCGATGGCGCGACAAACCTCTCCTTCACAGAACAGTCTCACCAGAAGTACGTGGCCATGGGTTTCCATGTGATCGAGGTCGAAAACGGTGACACTGACTACGACGGCCTGCGCAAGGCATTGGCGGAGGCCAAGGCCACGAAGGGGAAGCCAAAGATGATTGTGCAAACCACAACGATCGGGTTCGGGTCTTCGAAGCAGGGAACGGAGAAAGTgcacggcgcgccgctgggtGAAGAGGATATTGCAAACGTCAAGACAAAGTTTGGCCGCGACCCGAACAAGAAGTACGACGTCGACGAAGACGTCCGCGCTGTGTTCAGGACGCACGTGGAGAAGTGCTCGGCGGAGCAGAGGGCATGGGAGGAACGCTTGGCGAAGTACACGGCTGCTTTCCCGGCCGAGGGTGCCGCCTTTGTGGCGCAGATGAAGGGCGAGCTGCCGCCCGGGTgggaggcgaagctgccgACGAACTCCTCGGCCATCGCAACGCGCAAGGCGAGTGAGAACTGCCTGGCTGCGCTCTTCCCGGCCATCCCGGCCCTCATGGGCGGGTCAGCTGACCTCACGCCGAGCAACCTGACGCGCCCCGCGTCGGCAAACTTGGTGGACTTCTCGTCGACCAGCCAAGAGGGTCGCTACATTCGCTTCGGTGTCCGCGAACACGCCATGTGCGCCATCCTCAACGGTCTCGACGCTCATGGTGGTGTCATCCCGTTCGGCGGCACCTTCCTCAACTTCATCGGCTACGCCCTTGGTGCAGTGCGCCTCGCCGCGATCTCTCACCACCGCGTCATCTACGTGGCGACACACGACAGCATCGGGGTTGGCGAGGACGGGCCGACCCACCAACCGGTCGAGTTGGTGGCTGCCCTGCGTGCCATGCCGAACCTGCAGGTGATACGTCCTAGCGACCAGACAGAGACGAGCGGTGCGTGGGCTGTTGCGTTGTCCAGTGCCCACACCCCGACGGTTCTATGTCTGAGCCGCCAGAACACCGTGCCGCAGTCGGGGTCGAGCATCGAAGGTGTGAAGCGCGGTGCGTACGCAGTGGTGGAGGTGTCCGACCCTCAGCTCGTGATCGTGGCGAGCGGCTCGGAGGTGTCGCTGGCGGTGGATGCTGCCAAAGCACTCTCGGGTGAGCTGTGTGTGAGGGTCGTGTCGATGCCGTGCCAGGAGCTCTTCGACGCGCAAACGGATGTGTACCGCAAGTCTGTGCTCGCCGAAGGTGTGCCGGTGGTGTCGGTGGAGGCGTACGTCAGCTTCGGCTGGGAGAAATACTCCCATGCACACGTGGGCATGTCTGGCTTCGGTGCCTCGGCCCCGGCGGGTGTGCTTTACAATAAGTTCGGCATTACCGTGGAGGAAGTGGTGGAGACGGCCCGCAGGCTGGCCGCGCGCTTCCCCAATggcacggcgccgctcaAGAACTCCTCATTCAGCAAGATGTAA
- a CDS encoding putative tubulin folding cofactor D, which produces MPSPHMEKVPMNARADASDLAPAATMVSAGDVPDAEEDTGVAADAGMLDNNDDEDACDPSFFEEEAECVALLARAAELLPPTNKQLLPSVGQDPNGVAAMLEDRFAKIVDRYQNSPHLLYPYLEMLIEPLVDLLLRYLPNSAEVWAHEAGSGAGESLTAAAGAGQALTSFTVVGVASSPPASAAAMQTLVVASALGQDLTMFDADAPKTPLHVVCKALYSVIKTAGEKCCTSHFPNNVGHYEDVFYTLQLWVADATRQREWEVRYCLLLWLSNLVLVPFSLALVDTNSGEEGSGSAAARRLSLSDATLVTASRFLADTSKCREAAALLVARLLTRPDSARHRRLFFDFANFILESTSPTATVGSGGAATAVPPGAPWAFLAEGTQNTFSSLLSQRFLLPGVLLAIAKTMKLGRREELVGFTPRLLTCVATVFEQHLNDSLLCKTATKVGQRLVLSMLKRRRAEWRYSRHIASLSANLGVAAAEGAAQLSARQGEEAGRDAVDEDKIDGLDGDEESLETGIGLLLQAVGHKDTVVRWSAAKGIGRVCERLPAAFAEEVMGEVLEVFKNAYSDAHWHGGLLTIAELCRRSLVGTALLAKVVPLVAEGLAYDLSRGTYSVGAHVRDAACYTCWSVARAYDAEDLVIHVRQLSVALVVTALFDREVNVRRAAAAAFQECVGRLGNFEHGIELVTTVDFFSLASLRHAYTVVAPVIAQYDTYRDGMLRELVGTKLLHWDRNVRQMAAIALGLVAIREPTATILEEVLPVLLRRVEDTTVATRHGAILAIAELIRNLTPSAWSEGHIVQFIGMLTTLEASRGFSARGGTHIRQACCVMLQAIAGQSLPLPNTVEVSRVGGRVDKVRTLAVVFAFLKDSWDNILDWVQHAAADTFWAVAQTYFVKFLPSFHGKVLTEMYEGCLPAQRVLSRRGFLAAVGGLPATLLNAPWAPGATTSADGATSGASAPLAFEAFLPVLQRASLLSAEDLQNPELADAHVRRNAVRSLAQVLVRIDPGAPRVTLAWYTAVMEETVLQALQDYATDKRGDVGSFVRLAVLEGLPSLLTYGLTAAAAVPLCTAATEMRVLQGVVRCVLEKLDRVRAVAGSVLARVLLDEPCDKALWAEGTDKDVCLSNYELSIKAEVALFRAHLRRLVTHATGEGSDAGGERGEPLAWNNTQQVISCIGPFVLIHCPVSLAHAAMEGLVVAAGDLSEHVRKPAAAALLSAFHGEHATSAEASAALPQRLSACLMDVLVAHEHEERILKPASRVLDLLINESVFAVEQHRAVLEMLRKELKHFALNIIVLLAMVPLLTNVCRSPDVEVRRGAWALALTMIASRYPKVRAKVASDLYASLLVLTSGALAPAGLPLEGCRRAMAHLMLVQWDGSDAARTRAARNELYDMLEIDPPAARAASAGESANGDAQRGSMQPAQRQRSAVAATYKSLVQETGY; this is translated from the coding sequence ATGCCTTCACCTCACATGGAGAAGGTGCCAATGAACGCGCGGGCGGATGCGAGTGATCtcgcgccagcggcgacgatggTCAGCGCAGGCGATGTGCCCGACGCTGAGGAGGACACGGGTGTCGCTGCGGACGCGGGCATGCTAGATAACAACGATGACGAAGATGCGTGCGACCCGTCCTtcttcgaggaggaggcggagtgTGTCGCTCTgctcgcgcgcgctgcagagctGTTGCCGCCCACAAATAAGCAGCTGTTGCCCTCTGTCGGCCAGGACCCGAACGGAGTGGCTGCCATGTTGGAAGATCGATTCGCGAAGATCGTCGACCGCTACCAGAATAGCCCGCACCTCTTGTACCCGTACCTGGAGATGCTGATAGAACCTCTCGTCGACCTGCTTCTCCGCTATCTGCCCAACTCCGCAGAGGTGTGGGCCCACGAAGCGGGGTCGGGCGCGGGAGAGTCGCTCACGGCGGCTGCGGGAGCTGGACAAGCGTTGACGTCGTTCACCGTTGTTGGGGTAGCGTCGTCACCACCAGCAtctgcggcggcgatgcagacgctggtggtggcgagtGCGCTGGGCCAGGACTTGACCATGTTCGATGCGGACGCCCCCAAGACCCCGCTGCACGTAGTGTGCAAGGCCCTCTACAGCGTCATCAAGACCGCTGGAGAAAAGTGCTGCACGAGCCACTTCCCCAATAACGTGGGGCACTACGAAGACGTCTTTtacacgctgcagctgtgggTGGCCGacgcgacgcggcagcgcgagtgGGAGGTGCGCTactgcctgctgctgtggctctCGAACCTCGTCCTCGTGCCCTTCTCTCTAGCCCTTGTCGACACGAATTCCGGCGAGGAAGGCAgcggctcggcggcggctcgaCGGCTGTCGCTCTCAGACGCCACCCTTGTCACAGCAAGCCGCTTCCTCGCCGACACGTCCAAATgccgcgaggcggcggccctcctcgtcgcccGCCTGCTCACGCGGCCCGACAGTGCACGGCATCGACGTCTCTTCTTCGACTTTGCAAACTTCATTCTGGAGTCCACCTCGCCCACCGCGACCGTGGGTAGTGGcggggcggcgacggcggtgccgccagGGGCGCCGTGGGCCTTCCTCGCCGAGGGCACGCAGAACACCTTCAGCTCACTCTTGTCGCAGCGTTTCCTGCTGCCTGGCGTGCTGCTCGCGATTGCGAAAACCATGAAGCTCGGACGACGGGAGGAGCTCGTCGGTTTTACACCTCGCTTGCTGACGTGTGTGGCGACTGTCTTTGAGCAACACCTCAACGATAGCCTCCTCTGCAAGACGGCGACAAAAGTGGGccagcggctggtgctgtCCATGCTGAAGCGCCGCCGAGCCGAGTGGCGCTACAGCCGGCACATCGCCTCCCTCAGCGCCAACCTCGGCGTTGCGGCTGCCGagggcgcggcgcagctgagcgCGCGGCAGGGGGAAGAGGCGGGCAGGGACGCCGTTGATGAAGACAAGATTGACGGGCTGGACGGAGACGAGGAAAGCCTTGAGACTGGGATTGGGCTTCTTCTCCAGGCCGTTGGGCACAAGGACACAGTAGTGCGCTGGAGCGCAGCCAAGGGCATCGGCCGCGTCTGCGAACGACTGCCTGCGGCGTTTGCCGAGGAGGTCATGGGGGAGGTACTAGAGGTATTCAAAAACGCGTACAGCGACGCCCACTGGCACGGCGGCCTCCTTACGATCGCCGAgctgtgccgccgcagccttGTGGgtacggcgctgctggcaaAGGTGGTGCCGTTGGTTGCCGAGGGCCTGGCGTACGACCTCAGCAGGGGCACCTACAGCGTAGGAGCGCACGTGCGGGATGCCGCGTGCTACACTTGTTGGTCCGTGGCGCGCGCCTACGACGCTGAAGACCTCGTCATCCACGTGCGGCAGCTAAGTGTCGCGCTTGTGGTTACGGCACTTTTCGATCGTGAGGTGAACGTccgccgcgcagcggctgcagcttTTCAGGAGTGCGTCGGTCGTCTCGGAAACTTTGAGCACGGTATCGAGCTGGTGACGACGGTAGACTTCTTTTCGCTTGCTTCGCTGCGGCACGCGTACACGGTAGTGGCACCGGTGATCGCGCAGTACGATACGTACCGAGATGGGATGCTGCGGGAGCTCGTTGGCACAAAGCTGCTGCATTGGGACCGCAATGTGCGCCAGATGGCCGCCATCGCACTCGGGCTTGTTGCCATCCGTGAGCCTACCGCTACGATTctcgaggaggtgctgccggtgctgctgaggcgAGTCGAGGACACGACAGTAGCAACGCGCCATGGCGCCATCCTCGCCATCGCGGAGCTCATCCGCAACCTCACGCCATCTGCGTGGAGCGAGGGTCATATAGTGCAGTTTATTGGTATGTTGACAACGCTTGAGGCGTCTCGTGGCTTTAGCGCGCGCGGTGGCACGCACATCCGACAAGCGTGCTGCGTCATGCTGCAAGCCATTGCTGGCCAGTCCCTGCCCTTGCCGAACACGGTGGAGGTGAGCCGAGTTGGTGGGCGGGTAGACAAGGTGCGgaccctcgccgtcgtctttGCATTTCTCAAGGACTCGTGGGACAACATTTTGGACTgggtgcagcacgccgccgcggacaCCTTctgggcggtggcgcagacgTACTTCGTCAAGTTTCTCCCATCCTTTCACGGCAAGGTGTTGACGGAGATGTACGAAGGCTGCTTGCCGGCGCAGCGTGTCCTGAGTCGGCGCGGCTTCCTCGCCGCGGTAGGTGGGTTGCctgcgacgctgctgaaTGCGCCGTGGGCACCAGGGGCTACGACAAGTGCGGACGGTGCCACCAGTGGCGCATCAGCCCCTCTCGCATTCGAAGCGTTTCTCCCCGTGCTGCAACGCGCCTCGCTGTTGAGTGCCGAGGACCTGCAGAACCCGGAGCTGGCGGACGCTCATGTCCGCCGCAACGCGGTGCGCTCGCTCGCACAGGTGCTCGTCCGCATCGACCCCGGGGCGCCACGTGTGACGCTGGCGTGGTACACGGCCGTGATGGAGGAAAcagtgctgcaggcgctgcaggactACGCGACGGACAagcgcggcgacgtcggCTCGTTTGTGCGGCTGGCCGTGCTTGAAGGACTTCCCTCTCTGCTGACGTATGgcctcacagccgctgcggcagtcCCGCTCtgcacggcggccaccgAGATGCGTGTGCTGCAAGGCGTGGTGCGATGTGTCTTGGAGAAGCTCGACCGTGTACGGGCCGTGGCCGGTAGTGTgctggcgcgcgtgctgctggacgagcCATGTGACAAGGCGTTGTGGGCCGAAGGGACGGACAAGGATGTATGTCTGAGTAACTACGAGCTCAGTATCAAGGCAGAGGTGGCGCTGTTCCGGGCACACCTTCGGCGCTTGGTGACCCATGCTACCGGTGAAGGCAGCGACGCTGgtggcgagcgcggcgaaCCCCTCGCCTGGAACAATACGCAGCAGGTCATCAGCTGCATTGGCCCGTTCGTGCTGATACACTGTCCTGTGAGCCTCGCCCACGCCGCGATGGAGGGCCTCGTCGTGGCTGCGGGTGACCTCTCCGAGCACGTGCGCAagccggctgcggcggcgctgctcagcgCGTTCCATGGTGAACACGCGACGAGCGCTGAAGCCTCGGCTGCcttgccgcagcgcctgtcTGCGTGTCTCATGGACGTCCTTGTGGCGCACGAGCATGAAGAGCGCATCCTGAAGCCGGCCAGCCGCGTCCTGGACCTCCTCATCAACGAGAGCGTCTTTGctgtcgagcagcaccgcgcagTGCTGGAGATGCTGCGAAAGGAACTGAAGCACTTTGCGCTGAACATCAttgtgctgctggcgatggTGCCACTCTTGACAAACGTGTGCCGAAGCCCTGACGTCGAGGTGCGGCGCGGTGCATGGGCGCTTGCGCTGACGATGATTGCCAGCCGCTACCCAAAGGTACGGGCCAAGGTGGCCTCAGACCTCTACGCGTCGCTGCTAGTGTTGACCTCCGGCGCGCTCGCCCCAGCAGGCCTCCCACTGGAGGGGTGCAGGCGCGCGATGGCGCACCTCATGCTGGTGCAGTgggacggcagcgacgctgcgcgcacgcgggcTGCGCGTAATGAGCTGTACGACATGCTGGAGATTGACCCTCCTGCCGCTCGAGCAGCCAGCGCCGGGGAGTCGGCGAACGGAGACGCGCAGCGAGGCTCCATGCAGCCagcgcagcgtcagcggAGTGCGGTAGCCGCCACGTACAAGTCGCTCGTGCAGGAGACCGGCTACTGA
- a CDS encoding putative 3-oxoacyl-(acyl-carrier protein) reductase has protein sequence MHAKSIQSITGRPILVTGAASGLGAATARFLAQMGAKVTLLDRNAAQGEQVSKEINGKFVATDVCSETEVQAAIKAAEVFAGKPLFGVVNCAGICPAAKVVGKKGAHSLDLFNKAVQVNLVGTFNVCRLAAEAMQRNAAQIGADEDRGVIVNTASVAAYEGQIGQAAYAASKGGIVSLTLPLAREFAGQRIRVNTICPGIMETPLLPPDLGAALGAVVPYPPRLGKPEEFAHLVFFLFSNRYMNGECIRLDGATRMAAK, from the coding sequence ATGCACGCCAAGTCCATCCAGTCGATTACCGGCCGCCCCATCCTCGTGACAGGGGCGGCCTCCGGGCTCGgggccgccaccgcacgcTTTCTCGCGCAGATGGGCGCCAaggtgacgctgctggacCGCAACGCGGCGCAGGGTGAGCAGGTGTCGAAGGAGATCAACGGCAAGTTTGTTGCCACAGATGTCTGTAGCGAGACCGAGGTACAGGCGGCCATCAAGGCAGCGGAGGTGTTCGCCGGCAAGCCGCTCTTCGGCGTCGTCAACTGTGCCGGCATCTGCCCAGCGGCGAAGGTCGTAGGCAAGAAGGGTGCTCACTCCCTCGACCTCTTCAACAAGGCTGTGCAGGTGAACCTCGTGGGTACGTTCAACGTATGCCGGCTGGCCGCCGAAGCGATGCAGCGAAACGCCGCGCAGATCGGCGCTGATGAGGACCGGGGCGTTATTGTGAACACCGCGAGTGTGGCGGCCTATGAGGGTCAGATCGGTCAGGCTGCCTATGCAGCCAGCAAGGGCGGCATCGTGAGTCTGACACTGCCGTTGGCCCGCGAGTTTGCTGGGCAGCGGATTCGCGTCAACACCATCTGCCCCGGTATTATGGAGacaccactgctgccgcccgaCTTGGGTGCAGCGCTAGGGGCGGTTGTCCCGTACCCGCCCCGTCTTGGCAAGCCCGAGGAGTTTGCGCACCTGgtcttctttctcttctcgaACCGATACATGAACGGCGAGTGCATTCGCCTTGACGGGGCAACCCGTATGGCAGCCAAGTAG
- a CDS encoding putative ubiquitin-conjugating enzyme e2 yields the protein MHGGGSNSGAAARLQKELVEVMMSDAEGISAYPEDDNLFRWIGSVKGVPNTPYEELEYNLLLVFPPNYPYEAPTVTFMTPCFHPNVDTRGAICLDILKEKWSAVYSVSSILLSIQNLLNNPNNESPLNNHAAQLWHDREQFTIAVRATHGGAPGS from the coding sequence atgcacggcggcggcagcaacagcggggcagcggcgcggctgcaaAAGGAACTCGTAGAGGTGATGATGAGCGATGCCGAGGGCATCTCCGCCTACCCAGAGGACGACAACCTCTTCCGCTGGATCGGCAGCGTCAAGGGCGTACCGAATACGCCGTATGAGGAGCTGGAGTACAACTTGCTGCTTGTTTTTCCGCCCAACTACCCGTACGAGGCGCCCACTGTCACCTTCATGACGCCGTGCTTCCACCCGAACGTAGATACGCGTGGGGCCATCTGCCTCGACATCCTCAAGGAGAAGTGGTCGGCCGTCTACTCGGTGAGCTCCATCTTGCTGTCCATCCAGAACCTACTCAACAACCCGAACAACGAGTCACCGCTGAACAACCATGCCGCGCAGCTCTGGCACGACAGGGAGCAGTTCACCATCGCTGTACGGGCCACTCACGGTGGAGCGCCAGGCTCTTAG
- a CDS encoding putative 40S ribosomal protein S8, whose translation MGIVRSRLHKRKITGGKTKIHRKRMKAELGRLPANTRLGARRVSPVRARGGNFKIRALRLDTGNFAWASEAIAHRVRLLDVVYNATSNELVRTKTLVKNCIVAVDAAPFKRWYAKHYGIDLDADKKSTKAAVAAEKKGRKSAHAAADKYDVNKASPKLQREWTRRRRNHRVEKAIADQLREGRVLARITSRPGQSGRADGILLEGAELQFYLKRLEKKKK comes from the coding sequence ATGGGCATCGTCCGCAGTCGCCTGCATAAGCGCAAGATCACCGGTGGAAAGACCAAGATCCACCGGAAGCGCATGAAGGCCGAGCTGGGCCGCCTTCCCGCGAACACCCGCCTTGGCGCCCGCCGCGTGAGCCCTGTGCGTGCTCGCGGTGGCAACTTCAAGATCCGTGCCCTGCGCCTGGACACCGGCAACTTTGCCTGGGCCTCCGAGGCCATCGCACACCGCGTGCGTCTTCTCGACGTCGTGTACAACGCCACGTCGAACGAGCTGGTGCGTACGAAGACGCTGGTGAAGAACTGCATCGTCGCCGTGGAtgccgcgccgttcaagcGCTGGTATGCCAAGCACTACGGCATCGACTTGGATGCAGACAAGAAGAGCACCAaggccgccgttgctgcggagaagaagggcaGGAAGTCcgcccacgccgctgctgacaAGTACGACGTGAACAAGGCCTCGCCCAAGCTTCAGCGCGAGtggacgcgccgccgccgcaaccacAGGGTCGAGAAGGCGATCGCCGATCAGTTGCGCGAGGGTCGCGTGCTTGCGCGCATAACGAGCCGCCCGGGCCAGTCCGGCCGTGCCGACGGTATCCTGCTGGAGGGCGCCGAGCTCCAGTTCTACCTGAAGCGCctggagaagaagaagaagtaa